A stretch of DNA from Paramormyrops kingsleyae isolate MSU_618 chromosome 15, PKINGS_0.4, whole genome shotgun sequence:
CAAATTGCAGCTGAATGCCACTGATGATTGAACGGCTACACAGAATCAGGGAGGCCAAACATACTACAGTGGTTATGCAGTCAAAGATTAATGTGTATTGGATGTGTCTCCCtgctaaataaaacatatacatatatatgaatGCACTGTGCCAAACCCTAGTGTTTAAGCACgttttttacatttaaagcagAGCAAAGTGGGAACTCCTGAttaacaatataatatatataactgcttgcaaaaaaaacatgtagAATAACGTAATGCAATGTAATGAAGTGGGTAGTGAGGCCAAAGTCCGCCACCCACACCATACGCTAGTCAGTGGCTGACTGAATGACTGAGTCACCAGACCACTGAACATGTGACAGCAAAAGAAGTGCTTGACTTTCAAAAGGGGAAGGAAACAGTTCTGTGATGAATGTGGCAGGTTGTACAGATAACCAGAATATTCTGGCTTGGGTGTTCGGCATAGTACTTGGTGTAGCTACCAGTAGCAGTCAGAAGTTTGGAGACACCCACCCACAGAAAGGTCTATTTATACTACTATCTATACTTTAGAATATTTATAAAGACAACAagactataaaataacatatatggaattatgcactggccaaaaaattagtaaaaaaaattataatttgttTGGGGGAGCCAGGTCTATgagttgggactcagaaggttgaaggttcaaatcccatggtgggcagagtgatcccaccctcaggcccttgagaaaggcctttaaccccaaaagctccagggactggctgaccccacGGTCTCCTCTACGCCTGGGATgctcttccagctgtcctgaaggaggtcccacatatatgcttaGCACTCATGGGCCGCTTTTCCTTCGCTCTCTgttcaaactcctccaaaaccatttctgctgtgtttaggtcaggtggccggGTCATGTGATGCTCTGCTCGGTAGGCCGCTCGGTGTGTCCAAAATGTTTGAATGGTACTGCATGTCTGAACTTTATTATCGTTTGATAGTTATGTTATTTATGACATGGGCCGGATTCTCTGACTTTAAATTCTTTACATTCGTTAAATCTCTGTATTCAATGTTAGAACAAAAACCTAACCTTGAATAATAAGCCAGATACAAAGTATTTTCACTGTAAGTCATATATAAAATCAAGGGTGGGGCAGTTAATACTGCAGCAATACGGACAACAAAATGACTGACAAAAAGGATAAGGTATTAATGGGAGTATTCTAGTCAAAGACATGTCAGTAGCTTGTGATTTTCATCATGTcctaatatccatccatccatccatccatccatctatccagtGTAGGGTTTACAGTGAGTCTGGAACTAAATCCCAGAAGAATctggcacaaagcaggggacaccctggctTGGGTGCCTGTCCACAGTGCAGACActaacacacaatcacacactaagggaAATTACAGATCTTCATATAAACAAAGTTCATATATCTTAGTGTAGTTtaaaataaagaagaaaaatacTTACACATTCCTTTTACACTCCAGTCTCTGCACTGATACATATCCACATCATTCTTAagattaatttttatttgtccgCTGTGAGCTCTGCTGTCGAAAGTAATCTGTTAGAATTAGCCAAGAGACAAGAGTTTTCTATGGAAGGGATTCATGTACAATTTGCAGTACAGGATAATACAGCTTTCAAAGGAAAAGTAATCATCACTGTATTTGAAGTTAAATGAAGCCTCACTTTTTTCCTTCTTTATTGATGTTTACAGTGCATCACTACTTGTGACCCACGAGGTATATTCAAGTAACATGACCTAccatgacaataaagttatagcagtcaggaAGCTCGTGATGCTCGATGGTCTGTAGATTTATGGCCTTCAGAGTAAAGTTAATATTGACAGACCGAAGCCTGGAATTCAGAAGAACGTTACTGCTAAACTAATGCaggtctgatggatgagtctatTTTTTTATAGTATAACTGCTAAGTTGTGACAACTTGTGAAATGTTTATGCATTCATTTATGCAAATAATGCATTTAGCAAACAGTTACATATAAGCCTGTTTGCATTATATTTCATCTGAACTAAAATGGCATTCCCAGAGCTTtcaatttaatattaaaaaaagcACCTTTTAAAATTCAAAGTTAAATTCTTCAGGAATTCTTCCAGTATGTCTTCTGCTGGAGGCTTTCCTGGATAAACTTTAGCACATTCTGTTGAAAACAAATCATACAAACACCTTTATAAAACAGACATCACAATTCAACTATCAAACTGTGCATTTACTTCAAAACTGAAATAGGAACCTGTCTGTGAAGGTCGCATTGCGAATTCCTCATGGCGGTTTTGATATATCGGGTCGGCATAAGAAATTaattgggattttttttttttggtaattttGTGAAGTCCAGCAGATGACACACATAACATTAAGTGACTCATACATGGACACAATATACGTGCGAAGCTGGTTTGTAGGACACCAAGCGTGTTTAGAGCAGCCTCGCATGTGATATCTTGCCGTGATCTTTGTTCCTCGCGTTTCTCATATGTTTCTCATATCTCGTGCTCTGGACATCCTATGCGGTTTTTCTGAAGTGCCAGGGGCTGCGCCCCTAACCCCCGTGATGTGGAAGCGTCGATTTTAAATGTTGCTGAGGCGTCAGCGTTTacaaaaaaacagcacataTATTTGTCTAGCCTGATTCATGAGTAACTTTTTTCTTACCTGGTCCTTGATaattttattacatattttttttacctgttTCAATTTTCGTATCGATGTCAAACGTTTCATTTTCAGACGAAATGTTAGCATTtctataaaaatcctggcaAACGGACAGTGGTGCATAGATTCCTTCATTTTTATCATAAGCGTGGTTTCCAACTGTGATGTTAGGCAAGTTCATATACTGTAAAGAGGATACAATGGCATGCGTTTATTGTATCAATGAACAATATCAATATCAATTATATTCgaaataattacattaaaattaGAGTCAACCAGTAATGTTCTATGTTCCTGGCAGTTATCTGTATTTGAGAAGTATTGTTAGTAGCTGGATGAAGGTGAGGCAACCCTTCCACCAGCAACCCGctaaaactaattttaaaaagaatatATTATACACTCATATGCATAGAATCTATATGCCTATGTAATatgtgaatatttcattatgttAGTCAGGCATTCCCATATTCAGCTTTATTGACTGTAACTTTATAATATAGATTGGAATGGAAAAATCATGGAGCAGAGAAAAAACTTCCCGTTATAAATGACTAATTCATCCTGCTCGATTTTAATACTCATTACGTTTAATTTCTTCAGTGCATATTCTGCACAATGTAGAGCTGAGAAGGTAATGCAAGTCTTCCATATTGGCATATGATTGAATAATACAGAATATCAAAGTAAGTGTATTACCCGAAATAACACATGACAACAAAATTTaaaaccataagtaaccataagtaaccaaacaaagtacaagagtttttgcattttagttttttcattgcagtcacggatttttataaaatagttttcccttatggggaccaggaaattagtaaggtatacctgctctctctctctctctctctctctctctctcacacacacacacacacacacacaaacagtcgtgtaatcatatctttttggggaccgctcattcatttctatgggaaaaatgctaacccagccctaaccataaccataagtagccaaacaaaatacaagagtttttccatttttaggaaactggtccccataaggtaaaaaaaatgggtattcatcacattgtggggacatacctgtctctctctctctctgtgtgtgtgtgtgtgtgtgtgtgtgcgtgtgtgtgtgtgtgtgcgcgcacgcgTGCCCCTTTGTTTGCATGTGTTCTCTACATACCTGATCTGCTATAAATAAGATGTGGTCGTAGACATCATCCTTTGTATACACTGTGTAAGTGTCAGTGATTCGGTCAGAATATCCTTTAAGGAAAATATGTTTGAAGGACACCAAATTCTCCTCTTTGAAGGTGACCACCATCTCATTACTGAGTCCAAATGAGACCAACtggattaaaagaaaaaattgtatatttatacataaatcttctaaccacttatccacaCATGGTTGTGGGGAGGCTTGGAGCCTTTCCCAGACATCGAAATGCACTAGGCAGGGGTAAACCCTGGAAAACATCCAGTCCGTCGCAGGACGTACACTCATACACTCACACTTAACATTAAGCCGTCATATTCTATATAACCAACAACCAACTGCACCTTCTATACCAGTTGTGTATCTTAAACAATACATAAAACCACACTATAAATGTAATATCAGCGCATTCTACGGACTTCCCACCTGAATTGTAGTGATGGCGATTTTAAGAATCTGCAGTGTGAGTTTCCAAGGTTTTCGTCCCCGGGCTCTGTATTTCTCACAAGGGTTCATGAAAAAGTATTTCAGTTTCCACCTAAAAGCTTCAACAGCAGCCTGGTCCCAGTTCAGACAGTGGTCGTCCATGGTGTTTACTGACGCATAGGCTGCAGTGCGTCTTGCCTCGTCCGTCTCTTACAGTGAAAATGACACCTATCTCCAAGCCTCCCAAGAACTCTTTAGTTGTTCAAAGTCCATCTTTACAGTAATCACTGGTTTATGTTATAGGGTAGGCCTGCAGTAGTTTATGAAACCCTCAAAaatattaaagtttaactttaaaGACCTTGAATGTACAGTAAAAATGAGTTGTTACTATGACTGTCGTTGAGGCTCATATTCTGACACAAGGCAGTGCCTTAGAGTCTCATCATCACCCACCCATCTTCTAACTAACTTTGGAATTACAGGGGCCCCAGAGCAGATCTTAGGCAGTATAGGACACAAAGCTGGGATGAACCCTGTAAGAGCCACCAGCGCATCACAAAACACACACGCAAATTAGACAAATGACCTGCGACATGACTGCTTGGTAGCTTTGCGCGAAAGAAGCAGCGGACCAATCATTGCGATTCCTATCCGTAATCTTCGTGCTGATAGGCTAACTAAGCTGTCCATCAGCCCAAATCTTCGTAACTACTAGCAACATTGTTGACGCCAGgaagtagtaaaaaaaaaaacttaaatagATGTACAAAACGAAGGGCGATTAATCTGTCCACGTTTGAAAAGGTTGGTTCTTGGCATCCTGGTATATATATGGTATATATGTCGTAATATAACTGTGTTTCAGCTTATTATAAAGTGATAACTTGTGATAATCACCCAGCTTAAAATGGtagttttgaaaaaaaaagttagcgCAATGATATGCATAGTTAAATGGATAcgtatatttattattattaataataataataataataatggagtATTTTTTTAGTAAACTTTAAACGAACGAGAAGCCGATCGAGTTGCATCGTATGCTAATAAAGTTCATCGATACTCAAAACCCCACGGATCCCATATCCTGTCGTTTTTTGGTGCTGCTGATGTCTACAGATATTAACTGCTGTTCTAGTCGCACCTGTTCAAAGTGggaataatgtaatataaatccatccatccattttctaaaccgcttatccttctggaaTCTAAATAGTTATTAGtgtattttctttattatttaattattcaaatttaaatttt
This window harbors:
- the mcoln3b gene encoding mucolipin-3, giving the protein MDDHCLNWDQAAVEAFRWKLKYFFMNPCEKYRARGRKPWKLTLQILKIAITTIQLVSFGLSNEMVVTFKEENLVSFKHIFLKGYSDRITDTYTVYTKDDVYDHILFIADQYMNLPNITVGNHAYDKNEGIYAPLSVCQDFYRNANISSENETFDIDTKIETECAKVYPGKPPAEDILEEFLKNLTLNFKRLRSVNINFTLKAINLQTIEHHELPDCYNFIVMITFDSRAHSGQIKINLKNDVDMYQCRDWSVKGMSGRHIQYTLIFDCITTVVCLASLILCSRSIISGIQLQFECLHFFRTFLGKNVPWSDRMEFVNGWYILIIVSDTLTIVGTILKIAIQTKNLTSYDVCSFLLGTATLFTWVGVIRYLGYFRKYNILILTLRAAFPNVVRFCCCASMIYLGYCFCGWIVLGPYHEKFRTMNTVSECLFSLINGDDMFTTFKNMQQRSTLVWLFSRLYLYSFVTIFIYTVLSLFITVITDTYETIKKSQQSGVPESELHAFLADCKDLPNSGMFKQEDVSSPCLSCCPR